CCTTTTGAAACTGATTTGAACGGCTGATCGATCGTACCAGCGTTCGTGTCACTTCCCGTCGGAGACACATACACCGTCGTCTGTGCAGGACTCACATGCAGAACCAGCACCATCAACACCGCCCAGCCACTCAATCGCAAACAACTCACGTCAGAACTTCCCTTTCTCTTGTTACCCTGACCAAAGCCGCCTATAGACGGACCCGCGGCTACGCGTCACTGAATGACTATCGCTCCCTGTTTCACATCTTGACCAAGTTCGATGTCTTTCTTCGCCCTGGCTATGTCGCCCCGTTGCACGCGGATCCTCTCCGTGCTCGCTCCTTGAGCGCGGAGGAAGAGGGCGGCTTGCGATGCCGTCGTGATTTTCTCAAGCTGCACGTTTTTCGTGTTCTTCACCGACAGGACCGGTCCGGATTTGAAATTCAGCCACACGTCAAGCAGCGTGAATCCATCTGCGTCCTCCATACTCATCGCCTCATCAGACGTTATGGCGATGTTTTTCAAGGTGACGCTTTGAATCGGCGCTTCGGCGAGTCCGCGTACGAAGAGAGCGTTCTTCGCTCCGTCGCACACGATGTTCCTGATGTCAAAATTCCGGAAGTACGGGATCTTCGCTTTCGCCGGATCGAAATCAGCATTCCCTTCATAGAACATATCAAACAGAATGGCTGAGGTCGCAATATCCTTCATCCGAATACCATCGACAAAGATGTTCTCCACCTTGCCACCCCGATCACGAGCCGACTTGAACCGCAGACCGATATCCGTTCCGATGAACGTGCAATTCCTGACGGAAATATTTCGTATCCCGCCGTCGGTATTGCTGCCGATGACGAAACCGCCGTGGCCGTGATACACGATGCAGTCGGCAATGACAATGTTTTCGAGAGCAAATTCCCTGTTCTTGACAACGTTCGACTTCATGCAGATGCCATCATCACCGGCATCCAGCACGTTTTTGAAGAACAGTACATTCCTGCACGCACCGATATCGGCAGCGTCAGTATTTTGCCCCCACCAATTGTTGATAACGGTTGTGTTACAGATGATGACATTGTCACAGTCCGACGGATGCAGTGCCCAGCCCGGGGTATTGGTAAACGTCGGACCATCGATGAGCACTCTGCTACATCCGACCAGATCGAGCATTGTCGGACGGAGGAACTCCCTTGCCCCGGCGATCTCTTCCGGTGTCGGCTTCTTGTTTTCTCTGCGAAGGTTCTTCAGGAATTCCTCGCCGTTCATCGCCTCCTTGGAAGGCCACCACATCTTGCCGTCTGGGGTGACCACGCCCCCTGAGGCGACCAGGTCTTTCCACTGTTTGGCGGTGAGTTTCTCCTTCTTGACAGGGCGCCAGTAATGACCGTTGCCATTGAACGTCCCCGTTCCGGTGATGGCGACATTTGTCAACTCTTGACCATGAATCGGCGACGTGACCCGGTTCCCTTTTGTCGGCACGGCGTAGTCTTCAAACTTCGGACTGAAAATCACCAGTGCGCCGGTTTCGATACGGAGTTCGATATTGCTCTGAAGCCCGATTGGTCCGGTGAGCCACGTTCCCGGCGGGATCACAACTGTTCCCCCTCCCTTTTTCGCGCACGCCTGGATCGCGTTGTTGATCGCTGTGGTGTTCATCGTGTGCCCGTCGGCCACGGCTCCGAAGTCCACAATGCTCATCTGCTGCGCCGGGATCTGAGGCAGTTGGATCTGAGGCATCGCGAACGGCAGATTGGCAGTGTACGACTTGATTTCCTGTTCCAGCGTTGCAGACCATTGCGCGGCCACAGGGCACGACAACAGTGCGCTCATGGCGGCAAGGACGAATCCCGTGCGTACTCGCTTATGCATCCTGTAACTCCTTCATTGATTGTACTAACAGCGCTTCCTTTTTCGAAATGACATCAGTCTCTCATCTCTTCAACCGATCAATTCTGAACCAATCGACATCTGCGTACCCCGATTTGTTCGATGCGTCCGAATTCAAAGAAAATATTCCAACTTTGCTTCCCACCCACTGCCCTTCGCGCGCTGTGAATGTCGTTCCAAGTGGAAGAAACAACATACCATCCGTACTGTAGCTGAAGGAGCAAAGAACGTTGGCGATACTATCTGATTCGTTCTCAGGGTGAACTTCTACGCGAAGATAGATTTCCGATCCTGAGACCCCGACCGATGCCAGGGTTTCTTCCGGCGTTCCTTTGTCGGCTTTCGTGCAGACAATCTGCGAAATGGTGTAGTCCTTATCCGCCTTGCCGATTCCAATGTAGGAATAATCGAGTCCGAAGACCACGAGGCCAAATCTCTCTCCAACCGAAAGTGCTGCACAATCAACCTTCGCCGTTGCGGAGTACTTCGGAGCCGGCATCTTCTGGAGCATCAGATTCGGAACGGTCCACAAGTTCCTGTTCTTCTGCGAAGGGGATTGGGAATAGAGTCTGAGCCACCCGTTCCTGGCGTTGAGTGAATACCAGCTGCTCTTGAAGTTGGCTTCCCATTGCCATTGCAGCCCGAGTGTTGAGGAATCAAATTCATCACTCGTTTGCGGCACTTCGATCGGATGCGTCGCACCGACATTTGGCTTCTTGTGCGTTGTTACTGGTTCGCCGATACCATTCTTGTCGTAGTCGGATCCGATTATGGGCCAGTCATGTTCCCACCGCATCGGCTGGAGATGGACAATCCTCCCGTAGGCATATCGATCCTGAAAGTGGACAAACCAATCCTCGCCGGTCTTTGTATCGACCCAGGCTCCCTGATGTGGACCGTTGACGTTCGTGCTTCCCTGTTCCAGAACCTTTTTGTCCTCGTACGGTCCAAAAATGTTCTTCGAGCGAAGAACGGTCTGCCATCCGGGTTTCACGCCGCCCGCAGGAGCAAAGATATAGTAGTAGCCGTTGCGTTTGTACAGTTTCGGCCCCTCGATGGTCGGGTGACTGAAATGGCCGACGAACACGACGATGCCATCGTCGAGGATCTCAGTCCCATCCCTGTTCATCTTGTTCACGGCGAGAATGCTCTTGATGCCTGCACGACTGTTCGCCCATGCGTGAACCAGGTACGCGTTTTCATCGTCGTCCCAGAATGGGCATGTGTCAATCCACCCCGTGACTTTTCGGATCAGGCGGAGCGGCTCCCAGGGTCCGGCCGGGTTCTTCGCCTTCGTCAGAAATACCCCCCTGTCCGGATCACCAAAATAAATGTGGAATTCGCCGTTGTGGTAACGCATGGACGGAGCCCAAATGGCCTTCCCATGTTGCGGCACATCAAATTCGTTGTACGGATAGTGCGGCGCAGCGTGACCGATGATGGTCCAGTTCACGAGGTCTTTGGAGTGGAGAATCGGGAGTCCAGGGAAATGCGAGAAGCTCGACGACGTCATATAGTAGTCGTCCCCAACACGAATGACATCCGGGTCGGAATAGTCGGCATAGATGATCGGGTTCGCATATGAACCATCGCCGTTGTCGGGCGTCCAGACGTCTTTCCGCGCAGACGGCTGCTGCGATCGCGCGACTTGTCCGATGGACACCAGAGCTATCGTACACAGTATTGCCAGAAGGCGCACGTTGGTCCTTTTCTCAGAAGGCAAGTACCGGTGATGCGTTCCCGAGCAGCCAGCGGAAGAGATTTTCTGCCGCTTTGTCATTTTCAAACTCCACGGGGAGTTTCCGGTGCTCGATGTACTCGTTGTAGAGCCAGGGATCTCCCACCGCGAAGACTCCTCCCTTCCCCACCTTTGCATACGCGATGATCACGTCACCGTGATCTGTCAGCACGGCGGAAGCCGGGGATTCGATCGTGAGAGTGGAAACTTCCTTCATGTATATCTTCTTGAGCCCTTTGAACATCGGGTGATCCGGAAAGACGTCGAACTTGCCCATATCGTACGCATTGCCCGTCACCTTGTTCCTGCTGTCCTCGTTGAAATGGATGCCGAATTTCTCCGGCAGTTTGTTGAAATGTTCAAACTCAGCATTCCCCTTATCATTTTCCATAAGGACGAGGATGCCGCCGTTCTTCACCCAGTCAGCAATAGCCTCAGCGGCAGCATCATCCATGTAGTTGGGCCGCTCCGTTTCCAGAGGCGTATCCGGATCAACGATAATGTACATGCTTGCCCGGCGGAGGTTTTGCGGCGTAGGAGCTTCGGACAGCGTGTCGAGAGACGCACCCAGGTTCACGATCTTGCTTCCGAGGATAGAGAACCCCGAGTTCGCCGTGTCATGCCACACATAGTGAAATCGTTCGGACACTCCCTTCGCATTCTTCTTCCACTCGTTGTTGTAGAACTGGTCGAGAACGACCATCTTGTTGATTCCCACGACCGTGTTCGCATCGAATGGTCTGAGAGACTTGCTCAGCGGAAGCTTAAGCTCCTGCAGATCGTCTGCGATGAGGCGGGCAATTTTCAGAGCCCCGGATTCAGTGAAATGGGTATCATCTTCCTTTCCGGCGGGATACGCTGAGAGGAAACCCGGTTTAACCCAGAGGAAATCTTTCCTGGATTCGTCTGGTCCCATCTTCTGAATCAGCTGCATGCTTTTCTTGTGTAGATCGATCAGGGGGACTTTCTCGTCTGCTGCAACTTCCCGCACGATACCGGGATATTCGCCGTGAGTGTCAACAAGTTTACCCTCTTTATCAAATTTTCTCCGGCTGACAGGCGTGAGCAAGATGGGATGAGCCCCTTTGGACCGGGTCTCGTTGACAAAACGGAGCAGGTTCTTCTTGTAGTCGGTGCGTGGTTCGGCGTACCGGGAGGTATCTTCTTTCTTTGGATCATTGTGCCCAAACTGGATGAAGACCCAGTCGCCCGGCTTCAGTTTCTCGCAGACCGTCTGCCATCGTCCTTCTGCAATGAAGCTTTTTGTACTGCGGCCGTTGCGGGCGTGGTTTTCGATGAGAACATCGTCACCGAAAAAGAGCGGAAATACCTGCCCCCAGCCGCGTTCCGCCGTGCCGATAACCGGCTTGTCTGCCATCGTCGAATCACCGATGAGAAACACCCGAACAGAACTTTCAACGAAGAAGCCTGGCAAGAGCAATGTGAGTGTCAAAATAACAGTGAGGATAAGCAGCCGTTGGCGTATCTGCATGAAAGACACCTTTTGTTTACGTTGATGTTTCAACTCGGTGGTTTTGCCCTGGATGGTTGTTTCTGCTCAGTCCCCATCCTCAGAGAAACCTGTTCTCGATGCTCTGCTTGTCTAGCAGGATGCGGAAAAACTAAGTTCGCGTCACGTTGAGCGGTCCCGAGCGAGGTCGAGGGACGAAACGTCTCAATTGAGGCAAACAACAGGCTTCGACTTCGCTCAGCCTGACGAAGTTTGTCCTTTGGATGCCTTTTTCCGCATCCTCCTAGTTCGTTTTTGCCGCCGCCCTGGCGCCGATCGGCTTCAGGGCCTCGACACGCGTTGGCTTCTTGACGAGACAGGTTTCACGCAGTATCAACTCGGTCGGAATCTCGAGGTGCTGTTCGCGCACTTCACCCGAGTTATTGATCATATCGAGAATCATCTCCACCGCTTTCGTCCCAAGCTCCTGGGTCGGTTGGTGGACACAGCTCAGCGAAGGAGAAAGAAACCGGTTGACGTCGCTGTCTCCAAAACAAATAATGTCGATATCGTCCGGGATACGGAGGCCAAGTTCTTTCGCCGCTTCATAAATGCCGAGAGCCACCGGGTAGGTCACCGCAAATACAAACTCAGGCATTTGCCCGCTCTGATACAACCGCTTGAATCCTTCGTAGCCGTCAGCCTTGCCGAAGCCGGCATGAACAACCCATGCGCTGTTGATGGGTACATTGTATTGTTTCATCGCCTGCTCGAAACCAAGAAGCCGGTTCCGGCCGATGTTGATTTCAGGGTTGCCGCCGACGAAACCGATCTTGCGATATCCTGTTTTGATTGCATGCTCGATCGCCTGAAACGCTCCGCCCTTGTCATCGACCAGCACGCTGCTGAAGCCGGGAATGCCGGGGCCTGGCATGCGGTCGACAAATACGACATGGATTCCCATCTTCTTGATCCACCTGAAGATCTCGGCGTCCCTGGTTTCCTGCGATACCGAGATGATCATGCCGTCAACTCTCATCGAAACGAGCGTCTGGATATGCTTCTTCTCACGCTCCGCGTTTTCCTGCGAAACCGTGAGGATGGTTTCATAGTTGTGGTCGAATGCAGTGTTATAGATCGCCTCGATCACCGATCCGAAAAAGAAGTGGGCAATCTTCGGAATAACGACTCCGAGCATGTTCGAGCGACGCGCGGAGAGGTTTCTCGCGATGAAGTTCGGGCTGTAGCCTAGTTCGCTTGCGAGTTTTCTTATCCGATTCGCCGTCTTTTCGGAGATATCAGGATGACCCCGCAGTGCCTTCGAGACTGTCACGCGCGAGACCTTGAGTTTCTTGGCGATGTCGTCCAGAGTAATATGAGCTGAACGTTTCACACACACGCTCCTTCGACCGATG
The genomic region above belongs to Ignavibacteriales bacterium and contains:
- a CDS encoding glycoside hydrolase 43 family protein — translated: MTKRQKISSAGCSGTHHRYLPSEKRTNVRLLAILCTIALVSIGQVARSQQPSARKDVWTPDNGDGSYANPIIYADYSDPDVIRVGDDYYMTSSSFSHFPGLPILHSKDLVNWTIIGHAAPHYPYNEFDVPQHGKAIWAPSMRYHNGEFHIYFGDPDRGVFLTKAKNPAGPWEPLRLIRKVTGWIDTCPFWDDDENAYLVHAWANSRAGIKSILAVNKMNRDGTEILDDGIVVFVGHFSHPTIEGPKLYKRNGYYYIFAPAGGVKPGWQTVLRSKNIFGPYEDKKVLEQGSTNVNGPHQGAWVDTKTGEDWFVHFQDRYAYGRIVHLQPMRWEHDWPIIGSDYDKNGIGEPVTTHKKPNVGATHPIEVPQTSDEFDSSTLGLQWQWEANFKSSWYSLNARNGWLRLYSQSPSQKNRNLWTVPNLMLQKMPAPKYSATAKVDCAALSVGERFGLVVFGLDYSYIGIGKADKDYTISQIVCTKADKGTPEETLASVGVSGSEIYLRVEVHPENESDSIANVLCSFSYSTDGMLFLPLGTTFTAREGQWVGSKVGIFSLNSDASNKSGYADVDWFRIDRLKR
- a CDS encoding LacI family DNA-binding transcriptional regulator, which codes for MKRSAHITLDDIAKKLKVSRVTVSKALRGHPDISEKTANRIRKLASELGYSPNFIARNLSARRSNMLGVVIPKIAHFFFGSVIEAIYNTAFDHNYETILTVSQENAEREKKHIQTLVSMRVDGMIISVSQETRDAEIFRWIKKMGIHVVFVDRMPGPGIPGFSSVLVDDKGGAFQAIEHAIKTGYRKIGFVGGNPEINIGRNRLLGFEQAMKQYNVPINSAWVVHAGFGKADGYEGFKRLYQSGQMPEFVFAVTYPVALGIYEAAKELGLRIPDDIDIICFGDSDVNRFLSPSLSCVHQPTQELGTKAVEMILDMINNSGEVREQHLEIPTELILRETCLVKKPTRVEALKPIGARAAAKTN
- a CDS encoding glycoside hydrolase family 28 protein, giving the protein MHKRVRTGFVLAAMSALLSCPVAAQWSATLEQEIKSYTANLPFAMPQIQLPQIPAQQMSIVDFGAVADGHTMNTTAINNAIQACAKKGGGTVVIPPGTWLTGPIGLQSNIELRIETGALVIFSPKFEDYAVPTKGNRVTSPIHGQELTNVAITGTGTFNGNGHYWRPVKKEKLTAKQWKDLVASGGVVTPDGKMWWPSKEAMNGEEFLKNLRRENKKPTPEEIAGAREFLRPTMLDLVGCSRVLIDGPTFTNTPGWALHPSDCDNVIICNTTVINNWWGQNTDAADIGACRNVLFFKNVLDAGDDGICMKSNVVKNREFALENIVIADCIVYHGHGGFVIGSNTDGGIRNISVRNCTFIGTDIGLRFKSARDRGGKVENIFVDGIRMKDIATSAILFDMFYEGNADFDPAKAKIPYFRNFDIRNIVCDGAKNALFVRGLAEAPIQSVTLKNIAITSDEAMSMEDADGFTLLDVWLNFKSGPVLSVKNTKNVQLEKITTASQAALFLRAQGASTERIRVQRGDIARAKKDIELGQDVKQGAIVIQ
- a CDS encoding rhamnogalacturonan acetylesterase, translating into MQIRQRLLILTVILTLTLLLPGFFVESSVRVFLIGDSTMADKPVIGTAERGWGQVFPLFFGDDVLIENHARNGRSTKSFIAEGRWQTVCEKLKPGDWVFIQFGHNDPKKEDTSRYAEPRTDYKKNLLRFVNETRSKGAHPILLTPVSRRKFDKEGKLVDTHGEYPGIVREVAADEKVPLIDLHKKSMQLIQKMGPDESRKDFLWVKPGFLSAYPAGKEDDTHFTESGALKIARLIADDLQELKLPLSKSLRPFDANTVVGINKMVVLDQFYNNEWKKNAKGVSERFHYVWHDTANSGFSILGSKIVNLGASLDTLSEAPTPQNLRRASMYIIVDPDTPLETERPNYMDDAAAEAIADWVKNGGILVLMENDKGNAEFEHFNKLPEKFGIHFNEDSRNKVTGNAYDMGKFDVFPDHPMFKGLKKIYMKEVSTLTIESPASAVLTDHGDVIIAYAKVGKGGVFAVGDPWLYNEYIEHRKLPVEFENDKAAENLFRWLLGNASPVLAF